In Planktothrix tepida PCC 9214, the genomic window CGTCTCTACATGAATTAAATTGTCTCTACATGAATTAAATTAAGGATCAACCCAACGGCCATCCGCTTTAATTAAGTTAATTAATTCTTCTACCCCTTGGGTTTCAGGGACTTTTTTAATCTCTTCTCGACCGCGATAAAGAGAAATAAAACCGGGTTGTTTACCCACATAACCATAGTCTGCATCGGCCATTTCTCCGGGGCCATTGACAATACATCCCATCACCGCAATATCTAACCCGGTTAAATGTTTTGTGGCTTCGCGGACTTGATGTAAAACTTCTTCTAAGTTAAATAAAGTGCGACCGCAGGACGGACAAGCGACATATTCCACCATCGTTTTCCGCAGCCCTAACGCTTGCAGAATACTATAACAAACGGGAATTTCTTTTTCAGGTGCTTCGGTTAAAGAAACCCGAATGGTATCGCCAATTCCTCCAGCTAATAATGTACCAATTCCAGCCGTTGATTTAATCCGACCATATTCTCCATCTCCGGCTTCTGTCACCCCTAAATGTAAGGGATAATCCATCCCTAATTCATCCATCCGTTTGACCATTAAACGGTTCGCTGCGACCATCACCGGAACCCGTGACGCCTTGAGGGAAATCACAATATTTTGAAAATCCAAAGATTCACATATTTTAATAAATTCTAACGCCGATTCCACCATGCCTTCGGGAGTATCGCCATAAGTAAATAACATTCGTTCTGCTAAAGAACCATGATTCACACCAATTCGCATGGCTTTTCCTTGATCACGCAAAGAAACCACTAAAGGTTCTAAGGTTTGCCTAATTTTATCGCCAATTTCATCAAATTCAGATTGAGTATATTCGGTGCGATCGCTTTTCGGTTTTTCAAACACATATAACCCTGGATTAATTCGCACTTTATCGACATATTTTGCCACTTCCAGGGCGATTTTCATGCCATTGTGATGAACATCCGCCACTAAGGGAACAGGTTGATATGTTTCGGCTAATTTCTGTTTAATTTTGCCAACAGCCGTCGCATGACCCACACTCGGAACCGTCACCCGCACAATTTCACACCCAATTTCATGCAAACGACGTACCGCCGCCGTCGCCCCATCAATATCCATCGTATCTTCATTAATCATCGATTGGACAACAACCGGATGACCTCCCCCAATGGTCACAGTTCCCACCTGGACAGGACGAGTCTTGCGGCGGTGAATCATCGTATCCACCGGAGTTTGATCGGATGTCGGTTGAGTTGGAACAGGTAAAGTTTGCATAGTTAATAATAGATTTCTGTCAATCAGCGATCAGAATAGTGTCTCCTATTAACTAATAGATTGCCATAAAAGGGGCATTTGGGGAATGACCCGGGCGGATACTGAAGGGGTTAGGGAGGAAAGACAGAATTTATTTTACAATTTAAACTACGCTTAACTTTATTTTTTATTTATAACCTTAATCAATTAAAATCACACTAGGGATTGCACCAATTCAGAAGGAATCACAAGACCTATGTACATGAATGATTATCTTAAAGACAAACAAGCTGAGTTTATTCATCGCCTCAAAAATGGATTAAATAGTTTACTCTTTTATGAAAGACCGGGAATTTATGGAGAGATTAAAACCCTTTCGGGTCAGGACTTAAACCCCATTCGTCAACACGCTTGGGATATGGTTAGAAAATATCGGAAAGCTGACCCTCAAGTGGTTTTCAGAAATACGATGATGGGAAAACTGGGAGAAGAAATCGTTAAGAAATATTTAGGAGATTTTGTCGGTAATATTAACTATGAAATTATCCCAGAAACTGGCGATGGTCTGATCGATCTCCGTATTAGTACGGATTATTCGATTGGAATTCAAGTGAAAACTCGCTATAGTTCTCCAACAATGGCGCAATGGTGGGTGAGTTGGGAAGAAATTACTAAAAATCAAGCTATTGTTTGTATCTTAATTTATTCTAATTCTCAGACTATTGTTAAATTTGATGAGTTTAAATCCGAATATTCTGCTATTATTGCTGGGTTTCTTCCCGCTCGTTTACTTCAAAAGCGCATTGAACAAAAAGAAATCAGTTTAGAATATTATCAAAATCACAGTATTGTTAAATTGCAGATTAATGACTTACATTATGGCGACGGTCTAAGGAATTTCTTAAAAGGCTTAACCAATAATCCTGATTTTTACCTAGAATCTGGGTTAAATTGTGCTGAACAACAGGGAGATTATCAAACCGCCATTAAAAATTATACGAAAGCATTACAACTACAACCTACTTATGCAGATGCCTATCGTTATCGCGGAATAGCTTATTTTAAAATAGGTCAAAAACAGGCAGCCATTGATAATTTATTAGATGCTTCCGATTTATATTCTAAACAAGGGAATATTAAGGCAGTTCAAGAAATTAATTTCATGATTCGAGATGTTCAAAAAATCAATGAACCTCTCTCAACAGTCGAAAAATGGAATTGTATCCAAACTCTAAAACTCCATTCCGCTAAT contains:
- a CDS encoding tetratricopeptide repeat protein — its product is MYMNDYLKDKQAEFIHRLKNGLNSLLFYERPGIYGEIKTLSGQDLNPIRQHAWDMVRKYRKADPQVVFRNTMMGKLGEEIVKKYLGDFVGNINYEIIPETGDGLIDLRISTDYSIGIQVKTRYSSPTMAQWWVSWEEITKNQAIVCILIYSNSQTIVKFDEFKSEYSAIIAGFLPARLLQKRIEQKEISLEYYQNHSIVKLQINDLHYGDGLRNFLKGLTNNPDFYLESGLNCAEQQGDYQTAIKNYTKALQLQPTYADAYRYRGIAYFKIGQKQAAIDNLLDASDLYSKQGNIKAVQEINFMIRDVQKINEPLSTVEKWNCIQTLKLHSANIFCCTISTNGQILVTGSKDKTVKVLNPQTGELLHSFIGHHDHIYAVAISPNSSIIASGSCDNTIKLWNLQTGALIKTIKLNSHYITSLKFTPDGENLISGCWDYSVQLWKVATGENLRTLYKHSGGVDCVDMTSNWDFIVSGGRDRKVIIWDLRNMKICRTLIQRFYIRSLAISPDNQFIVTSSDDGKLFIWNLQKGQLIRTLNHHKNWVYTVAISPDGNRIVSGSADQTLNIWNLHTGELIESLNPQGGAIYSVTFITPDGHTFASSHGDGSIKIWKQS
- the ispG gene encoding (E)-4-hydroxy-3-methylbut-2-enyl-diphosphate synthase; amino-acid sequence: MQTLPVPTQPTSDQTPVDTMIHRRKTRPVQVGTVTIGGGHPVVVQSMINEDTMDIDGATAAVRRLHEIGCEIVRVTVPSVGHATAVGKIKQKLAETYQPVPLVADVHHNGMKIALEVAKYVDKVRINPGLYVFEKPKSDRTEYTQSEFDEIGDKIRQTLEPLVVSLRDQGKAMRIGVNHGSLAERMLFTYGDTPEGMVESALEFIKICESLDFQNIVISLKASRVPVMVAANRLMVKRMDELGMDYPLHLGVTEAGDGEYGRIKSTAGIGTLLAGGIGDTIRVSLTEAPEKEIPVCYSILQALGLRKTMVEYVACPSCGRTLFNLEEVLHQVREATKHLTGLDIAVMGCIVNGPGEMADADYGYVGKQPGFISLYRGREEIKKVPETQGVEELINLIKADGRWVDP